In Blastococcus saxobsidens DD2, the genomic stretch GGGTCGGCGCAGCGTCTGCTCGCTGCCGCGCCGCTGCTCATGCTCGCCCAGATGGTCCTGCTACCGCTCTATCTGCTCTTGTTCCTGGGCTCGGACCTCGCCGCCATCGTCGATCCCGCTCCGTTCGTCGAGGCGTTCGTCGTCCTGATCGCGATACCGCTGACTCTGGCCCTGTGCACCGAGCTGCTCGCCAGACGACACCGCGCTGGTGTGATGATCACGCGGGTGATGACCGCACTGATGGTCCCGCTGATGGCCGCCACGCTGTTCACCGTGGTGGCCTCCCAGATTCCCCAGGTCAGCGACAGCCTCGGAACCGTCGCCCGGGTCATCCCGATCTATGCAGCGTTTCCGGTCATCATGGCCGTGGTTGGACGGGTGGCCACGCAGGTGTTCCGTCTCGACGTTTCCGCAGGCCGGGCACTGAGCTTCAGCGGCGCCACCCGCAACTCCCTCGTGGTGCTACCCCTCGCGCTCGCTCTGCCTGAGCCGTACGCAATCGGTGCGGTCATCGTGGTGAGCCAGACTCTCGTCGAGTTGGTCGCCATGGTCGTCTACGTGCGGGTCATCCCACGCCTGCAGCCGGCAATACCGGGGCGTTCGAAGGGACGGCGGCTGAGGTGCTGGGCGTCATCGTCATGAACCGCACTTGGCGAGGGATCGGGTCAAGGTGACGCTAAGGGCTCTGCAGTCGAGCCGGCCGGTCGTGAGGCGGGCGCGGATCATCGGGCGCCCTCTGTTGAGCGGCGCCGCGCGTCAGTTTGTCGCACTGTCCCGGCGCGCTATCATCGTCCGGTGACGATTGCTGAGGCGCCGACGGAAGCCGTCCCGCGAGCAGCTCTGGCGTCGGCGGGGACGCTGTTCCACGGTCTCGGTGACTCCGCCCGCCTCGCGTTGCTGCGTCGCCTCGCCGAGGGCGAGGCCCGAGTCGTCGACCTTGTAGCGGAGCTCGGCATGGCGCAGTTCACGGTGTCGGCACACCTGGCTCGCCTGCGGGACTGCGTCCTGGTCGACTTCCGATCCCGAGGCCGCGCCTGGTGTACTCCCTGACCCACCCTCAGTTGATGGACCTGCTCGCCACGGCGGAAACGCTGCTCGCCGCCACCGGCAATGCGGTCGCCGTCTGTCCCGGCTTCGGCGCCCCTCGACCGCAGCTCCGACCCACCACCCCGGCCGAGACCACCCACGACGAGGAGAGCACCCGATGAGCGACGCCTGCGGCTGCAGCGACGACGAGACGACCTCGGCCGGCAAGGAGGCCGAGGAGCACGAAGCCGAACGGCTCTGGCAGGTCCGGGAACTGCAAGCCGCGGCGGTCGCCGGGGTGCTGCTCGTCGCCAGCCTGGTCGCCGGAGGCGCCGACCGTCCCGGACTGCAGCTCGGCCTCGAGGTGGCCGCCCTGGCGGTCGGCGCCTGGACCTTCGTCCCGTCCACGCTGCGCCGGCTGGCGAAGGGCAAGATCGGCGTCGGCACGCTGATGACGATCGCCGCCGTCGGGGCAGTGCTACTCGGCGAGGTCGGCGAGGCCGCGACGCTGGCCTTCCTGTACTCGATCAGCGAGGGCCTGGAGGAGTACTCGCTGGCCAAGACCCGCCGCGGGCTCCGCGCGCTGCTGTCCCTGGTGCCCGAGCAGGCGACCGTTCTGCGCGGTGGGGTCGAGCAGGTAGTGGCTCCCGCCGAGCTGCGGGTCGACGACGTCATGGTGGTCAAGCCCGGCGAGCGGATCGCCACCGACGGCGTCATCGGCAGCGGGCGCACCGCCCTCGACGTCTCGGCGATCACCGGCGAATCGGTGCCGGTGGAGGCCGGGCCGGGCGACGAGGTCTTCGCCGGGTCCATCAACGGCACCGGTGTGCTCGAGGTGCGGGTCACCACCACCGCCGCCGACAACTCCCTGGCCCGGATCGTGCGGATCGTGGAGGCCGAGCAGTCCCGCAAGGGCGAGGCCCAGCGCCTCGCCGACCGGATCGCCAAGCCGCTGGTGCCCGGCGTGATGATCGCCGCGGTCGTCATCGCCGGCATCGGCAGCCTGCTCGGCGACCCCCTCGTCTGGATCGAGCGCGCCCTCGTCGTGCTCGTCGCAGCCTCTCCCTGCGCTCTGGCCATCTCCGTGCCGGTCACCGTCGTCGCCGCGGTGGGCGCAGCCAGCCGCCTCGGCGTGCTGGTCAAGGGCGGCGCCGCCCTGGAGGCCCTCGGCGCGATCCGCGGGGTCGCGCTGGACAAGACCGGCACGCTGACCCGCAACCGGCCCGCGGTGGTGGAGGTCGCCACCGTCCCGGGCGTACCCCGCGAGCAGGTGCTGGACGTCGCCGCGGCGCTGGAGGCCCGCAGCGAGCATCCCCTTGCCCGGGCGATCCTGGCCTCCGTTCCCGGCGCCGAACTGGCCGACGACGTCGAGGCCGTCGTCGGAGCCGGGCTGGTCGGACGGGTGGCCGGCCGCCCGGCACGGCTGGGCCGTCCCGGCTGGATCGAGGCCGGCGTACTCGCCGGCGACGTGCAGCGGATGCAGCATGCCGGCGCCACCGCGGTGCTGATCGAGCTCGACGGGCAGCTCATCGGGGCGGTCGCCGTGCGCGACGAGCTGCGCCCGGAGGCGGCGGAGGTCGTCGCCCGGCTGCGCCGCGACGGCTACACCGTGGCCATGCTGACCGGCGACAACACCGCCACCGCCACGGCCCTGGCCCGGGAGGTGGGCATCGAGCAGGTGCACGCGGAGCTGCGCCCGGAGGACAAGGCCCGGCTGGTCGCCGACCTGCGTGGACAGCGGCGCACCGCGATGGTCGGTGACGGCGTCAACGACGCCCCGGCGCTCGCCACCGCCGACCTGGGCATCGCCATGGGCGCGATGGGCAGCGACGTCGCGATCGAGACCGCCGACGTGGCGCTCATGGGCGAGGACCTGCGGCACCTGCCGGAGGCCTTCAGCCACGCCCGCCGCGCGCGCCGGATCATGCTGCAGAACGTCGCCCTGTCCCTGGCGATCGTGATCGGTCTGATGCCGCTGGCGCTGTTCGGCGTCCTCGGCCTGGCCGCCGTCGTGCTCGTGCACGAGGTCGCCGAGGTCTTCGTCATCGCCAACGGCGTGCGCGCCGGCCGGACGAAGCCGCTGGCGCCGGTGTCCATTGCCCCGGCGTCGGCGCCCGGCGAGTTGACCGGCGCCGTCCGGTGACCGGGGCCGGGGGCTCCGGTCCAGGGCGGGTCCGGCCGGTCCGTCGGCGACTGTGGGCGGCGGCGACCGCGGCAGCAGTTGCGGCGGTGGACCTCACCGCGAAGGCCTGGGCGCAGAATCATCTGTCGGGGACCGGGGTGGAGCTCGGGCCGGTGGATCTGCGGCTGGGCTACAACCCGGGTGTTGCGTTCTCCGTCGGCGCGGAGGCCCCGGCCTGGCTGGTCATCGCCGTCACCGCCGCGATCACCGCCGGCGTGGCCGTGTTCGCGTGGCGCACGGCTTCCCGGGGGAGCCGCGGCCAGCTGGCTGCGCTGGCCCTCATCCTCGGCGGTGCGGTGGCCAACCTGGCCGACCGCGCCGCGGACGGTGTGGTCACCGATTACCTGCACACCGGTTGGTGGCCGACGTTCAACCTCGCCGACACGGCGATCGTCACCGGCGGCCTGCTGTTCGCGATCACCACCTGGCGCAGCGACGAGGGCGAGTCTCGCGCTGCCGCTGGACACGGGACTGAGGGATCGGCCGTCGAGTCAGGGCCGGCGTCCGCCCCACCCAACAGCCCCCGCGGCTCGACGTCGAGCGGCGAATAAGCCGCGCCCGAAAAACGACGGACCCGGGGCCGGCGGCGCAGCCCATACCGAGAAGTCCAAGGCATGGCCAGCACGCCGAGGACCTGGAGAAGCTCCTTCACCGTCCTCCAGGGGCTCAACGGACAGCCGGCTACGAGACCACGAGCATGAACCCGACCACTGCGATGTAGACCACAACGGCCGCCCCGAAGACGAGTACGTCCCGAAAGAGCAGGGAGTACTGATCACCCAGCTTGTGGCGCCGGCTGAGGACGGCGAACAGGATGGGCATGAGTGCGACGAAGCCCATGACGACGAGGACGATCGGATAGTTGTCCACGGACACGCCGACGATCGCGAGCGGGAGCACAGCGAGCGTGAAGGTCATGGCGTGGTCCGCGAACACGCTGGTGACTCCACTGGTCACCTGACCGCTGCGGACCACCGACCAGGTGGTGAACACCTGCGGCAGCGCGGTCATGAATGCCGTGATGAAGAGACCGCTGACCAGGGGCTGCAGCCCGAGGGTGGACCCGATCTGCCGCGTTCCGGTCACCAGGATGTAGGAGCCCACCGCGAGGACGGCAACGCCGGCGACCGCGCGCAGCGTTTGCTTCGTCGACCAGGAGACCTCGCCACGCTGACCGCCACGCCCGCGTAGCAGGGCCTGGGTGAGGAAGGCGACGTACACCAGAACCGCGATGACGCCATCGATGAGCTGCAGGCCCCGCCACGGAGCGGGCAGGACCAGCAGCGCAAATACGGCCACGGTGGCCAGGTAGGGCAGGGCGTCGACGAGCACCGAGTCCTTCTCCACCGTCAGGCCGCCCGACTGAGCATCTCTGTCCTGGTCGCGGCGGTTCTTTCGGCTGGCAGCGAAGGCGACT encodes the following:
- a CDS encoding arsenic resistance protein, which gives rise to MKFGERHQVAIYLLTLAGAVLFGVAAPTTGPALEHGIEPVLATLLYATFLQVPFTSLNRSFRDGRFLSAVLVVNFLVVPLVVWGLTLALPDDRAVLLGVLLVLLAPCVDYVIVFAGLAGGSAQRLLAAAPLLMLAQMVLLPLYLLLFLGSDLAAIVDPAPFVEAFVVLIAIPLTLALCTELLARRHRAGVMITRVMTALMVPLMAATLFTVVASQIPQVSDSLGTVARVIPIYAAFPVIMAVVGRVATQVFRLDVSAGRALSFSGATRNSLVVLPLALALPEPYAIGAVIVVSQTLVELVAMVVYVRVIPRLQPAIPGRSKGRRLRCWASSS
- a CDS encoding heavy metal translocating P-type ATPase, which codes for MSDACGCSDDETTSAGKEAEEHEAERLWQVRELQAAAVAGVLLVASLVAGGADRPGLQLGLEVAALAVGAWTFVPSTLRRLAKGKIGVGTLMTIAAVGAVLLGEVGEAATLAFLYSISEGLEEYSLAKTRRGLRALLSLVPEQATVLRGGVEQVVAPAELRVDDVMVVKPGERIATDGVIGSGRTALDVSAITGESVPVEAGPGDEVFAGSINGTGVLEVRVTTTAADNSLARIVRIVEAEQSRKGEAQRLADRIAKPLVPGVMIAAVVIAGIGSLLGDPLVWIERALVVLVAASPCALAISVPVTVVAAVGAASRLGVLVKGGAALEALGAIRGVALDKTGTLTRNRPAVVEVATVPGVPREQVLDVAAALEARSEHPLARAILASVPGAELADDVEAVVGAGLVGRVAGRPARLGRPGWIEAGVLAGDVQRMQHAGATAVLIELDGQLIGAVAVRDELRPEAAEVVARLRRDGYTVAMLTGDNTATATALAREVGIEQVHAELRPEDKARLVADLRGQRRTAMVGDGVNDAPALATADLGIAMGAMGSDVAIETADVALMGEDLRHLPEAFSHARRARRIMLQNVALSLAIVIGLMPLALFGVLGLAAVVLVHEVAEVFVIANGVRAGRTKPLAPVSIAPASAPGELTGAVR
- a CDS encoding sodium:calcium antiporter, with the protein product MVWLWVPGLIVAAFATRWGAEQLAAPLKAVRRRYGFTGAAGGPLVALGSASPDVGINTVSAVTGTASIGLGSMLGSTVVSIPITVAVAFAASRKNRRDQDRDAQSGGLTVEKDSVLVDALPYLATVAVFALLVLPAPWRGLQLIDGVIAVLVYVAFLTQALLRGRGGQRGEVSWSTKQTLRAVAGVAVLAVGSYILVTGTRQIGSTLGLQPLVSGLFITAFMTALPQVFTTWSVVRSGQVTSGVTSVFADHAMTFTLAVLPLAIVGVSVDNYPIVLVVMGFVALMPILFAVLSRRHKLGDQYSLLFRDVLVFGAAVVVYIAVVGFMLVVS
- a CDS encoding signal peptidase II; amino-acid sequence: MDLTAKAWAQNHLSGTGVELGPVDLRLGYNPGVAFSVGAEAPAWLVIAVTAAITAGVAVFAWRTASRGSRGQLAALALILGGAVANLADRAADGVVTDYLHTGWWPTFNLADTAIVTGGLLFAITTWRSDEGESRAAAGHGTEGSAVESGPASAPPNSPRGSTSSGE
- a CDS encoding metalloregulator ArsR/SmtB family transcription factor, which produces MTIAEAPTEAVPRAALASAGTLFHGLGDSARLALLRRLAEGEARVVDLVAELGMAQFTVSAHLARLRDCVLVDFRSRGRAWCTP